The sequence GTGTGATGTTCTACTTCCACGGCAAGAGCAACGAAGATTTCGCCCTGGTTTCTGACAACGATCTCCATATCAATGCCCACTTTATTGGCACAAGGCCACAAGGAAGAAGCAGGGATTACACTTGGGTTCAATCTCTAGCCATCATGTATGGCACCcacactctcacattgggtgcaaACAAAGTAGCTAAATGGAATAACAATGTCGACCATTTGTTCTTCACATTCGACAACCAGGCCTTCACCATTCCAGAAGGACACCTGTCGGTATGGAATGCTCCTTCCACACTTGGACTAACTGTGGAACGCACATCTCAGTATAACAGTATTAATGTTATCATCCCTCAAATGCTAGATCTATCTATCAGTGTGGTGCCCATTACTAAGGAGGATGACCGGATCCACAATTACCAAATTCCTTCAGATGATTGCTTTGCTCATCTTGAAATCCAGTTCAGGTTTCTCAATCTTTCTTCTAATGTGGAGGGTGTTTTGGGACAGACATACAAACCCGATTTTAAGAGCCCTGTGAAGGTGGGAGTGCCAATGCCTATCATGGGTGGTGAAGACAAGTATAAAACTTCATCTCTTACTTCAGCAGACTGCAGGCTCTGTATTTTCAAGAAGAACTCGGTTTCCCAATTGGAAAGCTTTCTGGTAAAGTCGGCTGGTAGTTTGGATTGTGCTAGCAAGCTGGGTAATGGATCTGGTATTGTGTGCCGTAGGTAAGTGGAAATAGGGCATGGCTGAGAGGATCTACATCAGCTTTCTATGCTAATAAAATATATACTTATATAGCCATATGCTTACAGATTTAGTGGGTTCTTTCTAAGTTTGCATGGAGAAATGCATGTTTTCCATGCTTCTATCTCCTGGTTTTATTGTAATAACGAGATTTGTGTCGACTGGAAAGTATATTTAGGGAAACTTATCTTATTTTGGCTTTGTACGAGGAGGTGATGGACCATTACTATATGAATTTCTTTTTAAGGGAAAAGGTTTCGTCTTCAAAATAGTTTTTTCATTTTTCCTTTTAAATTATTCTTTATTTTCTGTTTTGCGAATCCACATCATATGCATCTCATATGATAAAATAAGCATGGCTTGTGAGCAACAAAGTAATTTTTATGTAATTATGTAGTATTGCTTTTAAAATgtcttaaataaaaaaaattttaaaaaattagtttGAAAATCTTTTATCATATATTGATCAAATTTCTTtattaaatggaaattcaaaattaccctttttttttctaattttaaaatttatgatCAAAGGTGCCTTCACTATTGAATAGATAACACATGCATTTCCATTCAGTAAGTGTTCTCACAGATTTAAGAGACTCCTTGGAAGCAGGTTTGGCAGCTGCTGATAAGTGAGCAATCTTGAAAGGAAGTTTCTGAAATAACGGGCGTCTTTGAGCATTCCACCATTCCTAGTCAAAGCTAATTGACAAGATGGGGCAAGagttattaatataaatatttaaaaaatattcacATCGTTATTCGTTATTAgttatttttggaattttaaaatATATGGTCAAAGGTATATTCATTATTGAATAggtaatttgttatatttaatataaaatatttaaaaaaattttacAATGTTTGAGTTGATTTTTTAATCTTGTAGTTCTCAAAGATTGCCCACATTCAAATAATTGTcttaaaaagagagaaaaagaaagagttatAGAAAGTCATATAAAAATAACTATTATATATAAAAGAATCTTTTGAACATATGAAAATAGTAGTGTACACCAT is a genomic window of Cryptomeria japonica chromosome 7, Sugi_1.0, whole genome shotgun sequence containing:
- the LOC131039785 gene encoding uncharacterized protein LOC131039785, encoding MEMTKVFCLFVIVVALFVQSNAADSYGNPTTPSPPPSRVAGTTRSPQTTQCLTRGYKCYNVTLTCPKQCPERKPADPTAKACYTDCGPKCEATCRKRKPNCNGFGALCYDPRFVGGDGVMFYFHGKSNEDFALVSDNDLHINAHFIGTRPQGRSRDYTWVQSLAIMYGTHTLTLGANKVAKWNNNVDHLFFTFDNQAFTIPEGHLSVWNAPSTLGLTVERTSQYNSINVIIPQMLDLSISVVPITKEDDRIHNYQIPSDDCFAHLEIQFRFLNLSSNVEGVLGQTYKPDFKSPVKVGVPMPIMGGEDKYKTSSLTSADCRLCIFKKNSVSQLESFLVKSAGSLDCASKLGNGSGIVCRR